The genomic segment CCAAGTCCTGCGATAAAAGCGACGATGCCGCCAGTAATAGTTCCCACAGTTGAGTCCCTCCCTCAATCAGACCAAGTCTACCAGCGAGAGGGGGTCACCATCAAAAGCGCGCACGCAGGATTCGACCGAAATCGAGGTCCCGTTCGGCACTAGGCTGGGGGCACCATGCCGACTCCCCTGCGCACTGCTTCCGCCCTCGTGAGGACCATGCGGCCACGGCAGTGGACCAAGAACGTCTTGGTGGTTGCTGCAGCCCTTTCGGCCGGCGTTCTGGGCGACGGCAACAACATCGCCATCATCACGGGCACGTTCGTCGCGTTCACCCTCGCCGCGTCGGCCGTCTATCTCTTCAACGATGCCCGCGATGTCGAGGACGATCGCAGGCATCCCCGCAAGAAGCTTCGCCCAGTCGCCGCCGGCGAGGTTTCGGTCGGCGCCGCAGTCCTGGCGTCCATCGTGGTCGCCGCCGCTGGTTTGGGGCTGGGTTTCGCGATCGATCGCGACCTCGGCATCACGCTCAGCGTCTACATCGTGATCCAGGTGGCCTACGCGCTGTGGCTCAAGGAGCAGCCCGTCATCGACCTTGCGATCGTGTCGGCAGGATTTCTGTTGCGTGCGATCGCCGGCGGCGTCGCGATCGACGTACCCCTGTCTCAGTGGTTCTTGCTCGTCGCCTCGTTCGGATCGCTGTTCATGGTTGCCGGCAAGCGCTACTCCGAACTTCGCAGTCTGGGCAACGAGGCCGGCACCCGACGCACCCTTGAGGAGTACTCGGTCTCCTACCTACGGTTTGTGTGGACGCTCGCAGCGACCGTCACGATCACTGCGTACAGCCTCTGGGCTTTCGAGATCAAGAATCAGACCGGAGTCGACTGGCAGGCGATCTCGATCGCTCCGTTCGTCATGGGCCTTCTGCGCTATTCCGTCGACATTGACCGCGGCCTTGCCGGAGAACCCGAAGAGGCAGTCCTGCGTGACCGCGTGCT from the Aeromicrobium panaciterrae genome contains:
- a CDS encoding decaprenyl-phosphate phosphoribosyltransferase, whose translation is MPTPLRTASALVRTMRPRQWTKNVLVVAAALSAGVLGDGNNIAIITGTFVAFTLAASAVYLFNDARDVEDDRRHPRKKLRPVAAGEVSVGAAVLASIVVAAAGLGLGFAIDRDLGITLSVYIVIQVAYALWLKEQPVIDLAIVSAGFLLRAIAGGVAIDVPLSQWFLLVASFGSLFMVAGKRYSELRSLGNEAGTRRTLEEYSVSYLRFVWTLAATVTITAYSLWAFEIKNQTGVDWQAISIAPFVMGLLRYSVDIDRGLAGEPEEAVLRDRVLQLIAVCWLAIFAIGVYAK